Proteins from one Naumovozyma castellii chromosome 3, complete genome genomic window:
- the IZH4 gene encoding Izh4p (ancestral locus Anc_3.90), producing MATLTSTTKKQTATEIQDADKLTPFNAPKYSVTFPRRPKVLPILKELPQWQKQYSNSKIINGYVRETNSLIKCLHTVTYWNNQTVNIILNTVFSTVYFTLLLFFTDLYLIPSSPATTMSDYIMVNFYLFGAFQYFALNSIFYLLESHSLAKCHLWFKLSHLAFINYISTSIITQLYYTFFDNVFYFKFLTISTLLISSIFAIFTLSEQFLRKNRSQRNMVSITFIVSLLILPTASLMFKFNTFRILRRVEGKAILLELSLYLFSMTLKAVQVPERFSENFDFIGNSENIYHICIILGSLLHFKMLLNSYFFMHSGLDASNLVTFNV from the coding sequence ATGGCTACGCTCACTAGTACAACCAAGAAACAAACAGCCACGGAGATTCAAGATGCTGACAAGTTGACACCATTCAACGCGCCAAAATATAGTGTAACTTTCCCTAGGCGACCTAAGGTCCTTCCAATCCTGAAAGAGCTTCCGCAATGGCAgaaacaatattcaaatagCAAGATCATTAATGGGTACGTCAGAGAAACAAATTCTCTCATAAAATGCCTTCATACAGTAACCTATTGGAATAATCAAACTGTAAATATAATTCTCAATACAGTTTTTTCCACAGTCTATTTTACCTTACTCTTATTTTTCACAGACCTTTATTTGATTCCCTCTTCCCCAGCAACAACTATGTCAGACTACATTATGGTTAATTTTTACCTCTTCGGAGCCTTCCAATATTTTGCTCTAAACTCCATTTTTTACCTCTTGGAATCCCATTCCCTCGCCAAATGCCACTTATGGTTCAAATTGAGCCATTTAGCctttattaattatatttCAACATCCATTATTACCCAATTATACTACACATTTTTCGATAACgtcttttattttaaattcCTCACCATTTCGACcttattaatttcttctatcTTTGCAATATTCACACTATCAGAACAATTTTTAAGGAAAAATAGAAgtcaaagaaatatggtTTCCATTACCTTCATTGTATCTTTACTCATCCTACCTACAGCATCGTTGATGTTCAAATTTAACACATTTAGGATACTAAGAAGAGTGGAGGGGAAAGCCATACTATTAGAGCTCTCTCTATATCTCTTCAGTATGACCTTGAAGGCAGTTCAAGTTCCAGAAAGATTTTCGGAGAATTTTGACTTCATTGGGAACtcagaaaatatttatcacATCTGTATCATTCTAGGTTCCCTTCTCCATTTCAAAATGCTTTTGAACTCTTATTTCTTCATGCATTCGGGACTTGATGCCTCCAACTTAGTAACTTTTAATGTGTAA
- the NCAS0C04930 gene encoding uncharacterized protein: MINVSSISNSFRRGHNLNRDFGIFEVDIRSFLVNEKNKLDYYCYGCDLYEEHGENGKTCVLIEKRRSLCRLRKNNRVVSFNLTNETREALLALAETMLVAKQQTPIQKYVPRTRLTRFFQFFVRFGSKIKGRLAMNKRKGTQAEGLPPWQLSPLLSGPVLAHHPLNQSPLLKSSASSSSGMSISVSVNWTVSTVSETDDSDSAQQGKHAKIAQRHNNGSTI; encoded by the coding sequence ATGATCAATGTGAGTAGTATAAGTAACAGTTTCCGGAGGGGACACAATTTGAATAGAGACTTTGGGATATTCGAAGTGGATATCAGAAGTTTTCTGGTgaatgaaaagaataaactGGATTATTATTGCTACGGATGCGATTTGTACGAAGAGCATGGAGAGAACGGGAAGACATGCgtattaattgaaaagagaCGTTCTCTGTGTCGTCTGAGGAAGAATAACAGAGTTGTTTCCTTCAACCTCACGAACGAGACAAGAGAGGCATTGTTAGCACTAGCGGAAACAATGCTTGTGGCTAAGCAGCAGACaccaattcaaaaatatgtTCCTCGAACCCGGCTAACAAggttcttccaattcttcgTCCGATTTGGTAGTAAGATCAAGGGAAGGCTTGCCATGAACAAGAGGAAAGGGACACAGGCTGAGGGCCTACCACCATGGCAACTGTCCCCCCTGTTGAGCGGGCCAGTGCTAGCACACCACCCACTGAACCAGTCACCGCTCTTGAAGAGCAGTGCCAGTTCCTCTTCTGGCATGAGCATCAGTGTCAGTGTCAACTGGACTGTATCCACCGTGAGCGAAACAGACGACAGCGACAGCGCTCAACAAGGAAAACACGCCAAAATTGCACAGCGACACAACAATGGCTCAACAATTTAA